The sequence AGAGATATTGTTGTGGTAAAAACCCTCGTAAAACCCCTTATATTACCACCAATAAGGATAGCCACTCCTACCTCTGATATGGCCCGTCCAAATCCAAGAATAACAGCACCCATAATTGCATATCGTGCTTCTTTTATGATGGTAATTATTGTTTGAGACGCATTTGCACCTAAAGATATTGCAAGCTCTTTAATTTGATTACTAACACCAACAAGGGCCGTAATTGTAAATCCTATGATGAGGGGTAGTATTAACAACGTCTGGCCTATTATCATACCTTCAGGAGTAAAAAGAAGGTGTAAATTTCCAAGGGGGCCTTCCTGAGAAATCAACAGAAATAGGAAAAGCCCAATTATAACTGTGGGCACGCTGTAAAGAGTTTGGATGATGTTGATCAATGTGCGCTTACCATAAAATTCATAATAATAAATCGCCCCACCAATGGGAATGCATATTAATGAGGCTATTAATGTTGCTGAAAGTGAAATGTAAAGGCTTCTTATTGTTATTTCAATCAATTCTGGATTAAGCGTAACTATTAAGTAAATCGCCTGTTCCATTGCCCCTATAATTTCACTGGCCACATGATCACCAAAAAAATGGATATTACCTATATCTATAATAAAATTTTTAATTGAAGTAGTTTTGCATATCTGAGGGCTTAAGGGTTTTGGACCAATCATTAAAAATAAAAAAAGCCCCTGCTTAAGCAGGGGTTGAAATTATTAGTGGGGCAATTAATGCAGGCAGTGTGTTTGTTGGTACTGGGGTAAATAGTGCCTGACCATATTTGTCCTTACCGTAGTTACCGATTATTGTCTGTCCTTCCGGTGAAACCAGGAAGTTAACAAAGTTGTTTGCTGCTTCTATGTTTGTTTTAGGGTGTTTATCTGGGTTTATGGGTATTGCTGTGTAGATGTTTAGGAGATCCTTTCCTGTTGTCACAAGGGGTACGAGTGTTATCTTACCGTTTTTAGAGTACGCAAGGAATGTTCCTGAATCACTTATTGTGTAGGCGTTTTTCTCGTTAGCAATTACCAACGTGTCTCCCATACCTTTACCACTTTCTATGTACCAGGAGCTTCCATTTGTGGTGTTGTTGATGTCTATTCCTGCAGACTTCCAGATTTTCAATTCCCTTGCATTTGTACCTGAAGCATCTCCACGGGACACGAATTTAACTTGAGAGTTTGTCTGTCCCTCTTGAGCTATTTTTTTGAATGCCTCTGTTGCATTTAGTCCTTTAATACCTGCAGGGTCATCTGCTGGGCCAACTATCCAGAAGTAGTTGTAAGCAAATTGAGTACGGTTTGTACCGAAACCATCGTTAATAAACTTTGTTTCCCTTGCTTTGTCGTGGACAAGCATTAAATCTACATCTCCCCTTTCACCGTACTGTAGAGCTATACCTGTACCACCAGACACGACTTGCACATCCACACCAGGATACTTTTTCTCATATGCAGCTTCTAATTCCTTTAAAAGCCCCGTGTCTTCTAAACTGGTTGTGGTTGAAATTCTAAGCTTAGAAGTGTCCGGACTATTGCTTATGGAATAACTATAGATTCCTATTCCTGCTACAACAACAATTATTAGTGCTATTATAGCTATGATTTTTTTGTCCATCCCTAACCTCCTTTTAACTAAGTATACAATTCATGCAGGATTGGTTATATCTAAATGCATATTTAATCCTATCGATTTTACTCCCCTGCAGGGTTTTACAGTTAATTATGAATTCTTCCATGTACTTGTAATTAGCGATATGTTCAAGCATCCGTGATGTAGATACTAACACAACAAAATATATGAAATTTCATTTACAAAATATATCCTAGGTGATAAAATGAAAATGAGTGCAAGGAACAGTCTTAAGGGAATGGTTGTGAGTGTTGAGAAGGGAGAGATAACTGCCTCTGTAAAAATAAAAATAGAATCCCCCGAGGTTATAACTGCAATAATTTCCAAAGAAGCAGTTGAAGACCTAGATATTAAAGAGGGTGACGAATTAAATGCCGTTATAAAATCCACAGAGGTAATGGTAATAAAAGAATAAAACCCTTCTTCTTTTTTTTATGGCTTGTTCATTGGATCTTTTTTTATCCTGCAACCCTCATGATTTTATGAAAATCAGTAAAACCACTATGCTTCGATCTTTCAGTGGATGATTTTTCAATTAAATTAAAAGAAATTCTTGAGTTTTTCTGGCGGAATTATTATTAGAATTGTTTTTTCAAACACTAAAAGGTTTTTTCAAACTACTAAAAAAAGAAAAAATAAAAAAAACAACAAAAATGGAGGATTTTTGTTGAACGTGAATTATCTATCTATTCAATTAGACTTCCAAGGGCCTTCTTCCAGGACTTGGATCGTATATTGTCAAGTTTCATATCACTGCGTTTGATGGATATGATGTGTTGTGGGCATGCCCTTGCACAGGCCCCGCACAGGGTGCACATATTCTGGTTCACAACGGATTTGTTGTCAACGAGGCTTATTGCGTTGCATGGACAAACATCCATACATGCATGGCAGGAATCACCTTTACAAGTTACTTCATCGGTTGAAACCATCTCTATTTCACCTTCAAATGGTTTTGTAACCTCTGCAGCATCTACTGGACAGATTTCCTCACACCAACCGCAGTTTATGCACTGATCTTCATTTAATATGATATCCCCTGTGATCTCTGGCTTTCCAATTTCCATCTGATCCATACAGGTTGTGCAGACCACTTTTATGGCCTCTTCTGGACATATCCTCTTGCATATTCCGCAGTAGATACATTTGGATTTGTCAACGGTTATGTCATTTGCAATGGCTTTGCTGCTGGAATTTATATCATTTCTGTCAATGCTTATTGCTTCTGCAGGACAGATCTCCTCACACATTCCGCAGTAGATACATTTATCCTTGTCTATCTCTGTTTCACCACGAACAAGTTCTTCTACATTTGGAAGTGTCCTCTCCAAGTATATGGCATTTCTTGGACAGGCTTTTTCACAGCTACCACAGTATACACAGGTTTCATCATCAATACTTGCTTCATGACTCCATTTAGGGTAAGCATCCAATTTTTTCGCATTTTCGCCCTCTATGCTGAATTCTAAAGCATCGAATGGGCATGCAGATGCACAGAGTCCACACAAAACACAAGTGTCCTTGTTGATGTTGATGTAATCCATTTTTAAAAGGCCCCTTGCTATGGGGAGAACTGGACCAAGTTTCAGGGATTCTGTTGGGCAGATGTCTGTGCATATCCCGCACCCAACACATTTTTCATTTCTGTGGGTTAGGGACCGATTTTCCTTCCCTTCCCTTTCTACGGAAACCATTGTTATCCGACCTATTTTTTGGATATAGCTTGATTTGGACAGTTTTGAATGCAAATCTCGCAGTCATCACATTTTTCATCGATTATGATTACTTGGCCGTCTCCTTCTTCTAAGGCTCCCTTTTCACAGAGTTTTATACATAGTCCTTCACCAGGGCAGTTTTCTATCTTTCCACATTTTGCTTCGTCTATGATCACTGACATTGAATCACCTTTTCAAATTGATATTAACTAATATTTCAAATTGTTATTAATTAATATGCGAAGTGTTTATATAAACGTATCGTTTTGTGTTTGTCTAAAATTTTCCAATGGAAATAACATTGGACAACTTTTTAATAAGAAAATTAGGTGTTGGTGGTCATGTGTCACAAAATATTCCTTAGAAACTTCAGTAAAAATTGGATTCAACGATTGTTTTTAAAATTTATGGTAAAAAAAATAATTTAATAATAATTCATGGATTATAAAAAGTTTAATTATAAAAAAAGTTCTTAATTTTCTTTATTTTGAAAGAATTCAGTCGTCTGTGGCTTCAATTGTACACACACCATCTTTACACTCATGTTCAAGTTCCACTATGAATTCTTTCAATCCTTTCACGTCGATACAGGTCAATCCTTTTATAACGCTGCTGTCCACGTTAATCTGCAGTACTCCATCGTTGTTTGTAACTACCTTTCCTGGAATGTAACAACGTCCAAGTGATAATCGCACAGTATCACCGGGTTTAACTTCATCTTCTATGTATTGGCATATTTCTTCGCAACTAGCACATTTTTCTTCCTTTTTCATGATCTTCACCTTCTTATCAGTAATTAGATTGATTATAGGATCAGTTGTTAGTTGGCCTATAACTATAAGAATTATCCTATTTATGCTTATGCTATCTAAAATTTATTATAAAATAAATTATTATAAAATAAAATTCATAGGACGTATTTACCAGTAAAAAAAAATTCTTAAATAAAGATTAACCATAGAACATCCGATTTTGGATTAAAACTCCTCCATATCCTGCAGTTTCATGAGGGTTTCAACTGCCTTAGGTTCCACGTGTATACCACGTTCCCTTATTATTGCAATTGGATTCAAACCACCTGGAGCAACGATTCCGGCATGGTACCGTTCAACCTTGGCGTTGTATATGAGTTCGCTTGGTTTTCCAATTTCGAGTATGGAGAAACCTGCCTCCTTAATATCCTCCAGAATTTCAACGGCCTGTGGACGTGATATGTAAGGTATCTCCCTTAAACTTGCAAGTATTCTTCCCCTGCCCTTCAAGGATTCTCCAACTGAGGTCATATTCTTTGAAATGTATATCTCATGGGGATCCAGGGATGATCCGCTGTATGCTGTAAGTTCTATGAACCTGGGACTTTTACCCTCTGTTTCTAATATTCCTCCGTACTGGGGTGATGTGGATATACCGTTCTTGGTGAGTATACCATCTATGGTAAGGCTGCAGACAGTTGCAATACCTGTTTTACCTGGTTCTTGACCTTTTATTATCTTGAAGAACCTGCTTGTTGAGTAATCTGGCCTTGAGCCCATTACACTGTCGAAGGCAGCCAGTGCATCCTCAAGGTCATCGTTCTTCACGTAGGAGATATTTGTAATGACGTTGCCCTTGAGGGTTTCAAGGTCAAGATCAACCTTGTATATGAGGTTCCATGCCTTTGATAGTAAAAATTTGACCTTTTCATGGGGTTCGGGTCCTGTTGTTTGGAGTAAAGGCTTAGGTTTGATTATACTGCTCATGTCCTCTAATTTGACGGTGTTTTCTGCAAGTTTTATGTTGACCTCAAAACCTGCTTCTTTTGCAGCGCAGAGTGGTGATATTCCACCTATAACTGCTATTCCCACCATGTCCTCCTCAACCGGAACTCCTAAAACTGATTCTCCACTTTTACCCATCTTCAAAAGTCCTGATACTCCTATTTTTTCCAGATCTTCAAATAGTTTCAAGGCTTTTGTACGTGCGCTTGATGGGATGGTTCTGAAGTTTGCAGGGATGAGTCCGTTTCCTTCACGTATGACTTGAAGTACTGATGTCATATCCTCGTCGGTGAATGCTTCAAGGGGGGTCATGGAGGTTTTCTTGTAGGATATGAGTTCTGTGAACCTTGTTGGCACGTTACCCTCAACTTCGACAACTCCTCCATACTGGGGAATTACTGGTATTCCACTCCGGAGGAGCATTCCATCTATGGTAGTTCCGCAGACAGTTTCAACCTTCATCTTATTTTCAGCTTCAATAAAAGACGTGTTTATATAGGGACTTACAGCAATTCCCTTTCCAAATACCTCTTTCAGGATGTTCATCACATCGTCTGTGTAAGTGAAGCTTGATGTGTTAACCACGACACTGCCTTTCCCCTTCAGGGGGTCAAGGGTTGTCTGGTAGATCATGTCCTCGAACTTGGAGAAGACGAAATCAACCTGATCGTAGATAAGACCTTTTTCAAGTTCTTTCAATCCAGTTTCTGTTATTTGTCTTCCAGCATATCCAATACGCTCTGTGAACCCTTTTTCGTCCAGTATCCTCATGTGGTATCTTACTGCACGTTCTCCAAGGTTGTATCCCTTTTTTTTGAGTTCTTCAGCTATGGTCTTGGCACCTAGAACTTCTTCCCTGTCTGCCAGAATTCTCAGGATTTCCATCATCTTACGGTCTGTCTCTTGTGGCATTTCTTCACCATTTCATTTATTTGATTGATCGAGGTCGGATCTTCAGTTTTCTTTGATTATGCCTTTAAGTATCTACTGATTATTTTAAATACTTTTTTAATAAACTGTTAATTTTTAATAAATAGGTAATACGCAACTTCGATAAAAAAAGAAAGGGTTTTTGGAGTATTAAATCTCCAAATACCTCTCGTGTTCGTACTGGAATACCTGAACCCTGTAGTCGTCCCATTCTGCACGTTTGAGTGCCATGAACTGGTTGTAGGTGTGTTCACCCAGGGATGCCTTAACAACTTCGTCTTCCTGAAGTGCGTGGTAAGCTTCCCAGAGACTGGATGGTAATGTGTCTATTCCGAGTTTTTCACGGCCTGCTTCGTCGAGTCCGAATGCGTTGATCTCAGTTGCATCACCTGGATCCATCTTGTTCTTTAGACCGTCCATTCCAGCTTCTAATATTGCTGCAAATGCCAGGTATGGGTTACATGATGGGTCTGGGCATCTGAATTCAAGCCTTGTACCTTTTCCTCTGCTTGCAGGGATCCTGACAAGTGTGGATCTGTTTCTAAGTCCGTATGCTATGTAGCATGGTGCTTCGTATCCTGGTACAAGCCTCTTGTAGGAGTTGACTGTTGGTGCAACGATTGCTGCAAGTGCCTTGGAGTGGTTTAATAATCCACCTGTGAAGTACATTGCTTCCTGGGAGAGTCCGTTCTCGCCGTCAGGGTCGTAGAAAATGTTTTCTCCGTTTTTGAATAGGCTCTGGTTGACGTGCATTCCGCTACCGTTTACACCGAAGAATGGTTTAGGCATGAAGGTTGCCATGCAGCCCATGTTGTCAGCTATTGCTTTTATTGCCTGTTTGAATGTTATAACAGCATCTGCTGTTTTGAGTGCTTTATCAAATTTAAAATCGATCTCATGCTGGCCGAATCCAACTTCGTGGTGGCTTACTTCCACATCGAAGTGTAATTCTTCAAGTCCAAGTACGAGTTCCCTTCTGATGTCTGTTCCCTGGTCAACTGGTTCCACATCGAAGTAAACACCTTCATCTCCTGGAACGATGTTTCCCTCTGCGTCTTCACCTATTATGAAGAACTCTGGCTCTGGACCGACGTTGTACTCGTATCCCATTTTTTCTGCCTTTGCAAGGGCTTTTTTGAGTATGTACCTTGGGTCTCCCTCGAATGGGGTCATGTCAGGCCAGTGTATGTCACATATGAACCTGCAAACTCCCTTCTCTTCTGGCCTCCATGGGAGGGTTGAGAATGTGTCTGGGTCTGGTTTTATTACCAGATCACTTTCGTTGATGTCAACGAATCCTTCGACTGATGAACCGTCAAATAACAGTCCGTCTTTTAATATATCTTCAATATCCTCTGGTTTTGCCAGGGGGACCGCCATGTTCTTGGGGGTTCCGTGGATATCCACAAACTGCAGCCTTACAAACTTTGTGCCGCACCTTTCTATGTTTTCAATAACCTGTCCTATCTTATCTTGCATAGATTAATACCTCCATGATCAGTATACCGGAAATAAGTTTCCTTTTACTGATATATAAACCTTTTGAAAAGCCTGGAGGGAGTTTTTTAGAAGATTTAAAAAGAATTTAAATTTTATCTGCCACTATTTTTAAATAATAAATTATTTAATAACCTTAAATATTAAAAAAAGAAAGTAAATAGTTTTTAATATCTTAAAATTTTATTGAAGGATTCATAATTAAAATTCAACCATTGTGAACGGTTCTTTCTTCATTAGGTCGAATATTAGCACGTTGGGTGCAGTTATGATGTTACCTTTACCAGTAATATTTTTAACTGCTTCAAAGGCCTGTAAACAACCTACAATATTAGGAACGGGACCTATTACTGGTGGAACATCCTTGTTGATCTTTCCAACAGATGCTACCACATCTTCGGTCAGTTCCCTACCTGCAGATGGTAGTTTAAACGTATCCTCATAGGATTGACCTTCTGGGGTGAAGGTTGTTACCTGGCCCATGGTACCGTGGATTGCACCGTGTACAAAGGGTATTCCAAGTTCTACAGCTTTTCTGGTGGTTAATATTCTGGCCATTAGGTTGTCAAGAGCATCAACAACGATGTCACTGCCTTCAACTATACTTTGAACGTTTTCCTGGTTGAGTTCCTGGTTGAAGGCTTCCACTTCAACGAAGGGGTTTATTGAGTTGATGGTTTTTTGAGTTACTTCAGCTTTTGGTTTGCCTATGCTTTCCATGCTGCTCATGAGCTGGCGGTTGATGTTTGAAAGATCAAAAACATCCTTGTCAATGATCCGGAGTTTTCCAGCCCCCATTCTTGCCAGCATCTCAATCACAGAGCCGCCTAGGCCTCCACACCCTATTACTGTTATTTTTGACTTTTTAAGTTTCAACTGTTCTTTTTTATTGAGTATGCCCTTCTGTCTATCTATGATTTCCCAGTAATTTTCTTCAGGATATTTATCAAGCATAAAAACACCATGTCTAATTAATAAAACTTTTTTAAGAATTTTTAGAACTGATTTTCATTTAGAACTATCTTTTCATAATTTTCTTGAAGATTCTATTTTACCTACGTATTTAATGAATTTAAGGATTGGGGTGCTAAACTATATATATGGAAATATATCACATTTCAATATATCAAAAATTGATATATATGGTTGATTATGGATTTAGTGAGGTGGATATATGAAGAGACTGTTCCATGGACTGAAAGCTTACCTGTCTGACTGGAGAAACTGGCTTATGCACACCCTTGTAGGGATATTGATCATTGTGATAGCACTTTTTGCGCCTGTAAGCGTATATCTGCGCCTTACATTTCTTGTTCTGGTTGTGGGATTCAACGTGTGGAGAATGAAGTACGCACCTGATCTCTGCAGCAGGGTACTGAAAAAGTTCCGGGCTTCTGAATAGAAGTAGGGATTTCTATCCTTTATTTAATTTTTTTTGATGAAATGAAGGGTTAAGTGGTTTAAATTAATTTTAAATTAATCAAGTTTAATCAACACTTCTTAGCAATTCGTTTAGTACTTCTTTAAAATTTTGGTACTTATTTTAAAAATTTCTTTTAATAAATTAGTTCCAATAACAAAATAGTCTTTTTTTCAATTCCTATAGAGATTAACGTTGTTTTTCGGCCATTTTAGACATCTGATCCAGTGCTTTTCCAGTTTATCCATAATATCCCTCCTAATGCTTGGTTATCTTAAGTCAGCGCTGGAATATAAATCCGCTGATCTGGAAACTTGAGGTCTGGTTTCCAATTTGGGAGTAGTATATATTCAGACCGTTTGAAAGTTCTATGGAGTTAACTCCCACTTCTTTATTCACCTCCTGGTAGAATGAGGTTTGATTGCTCATTATCCAAACTATCCTGGTTGTGGAGGAGTTCATTGGCACATCCAGGGTTGTTGCCTCTGATGTTGTGTAACTGTTGTTTTTACCGTGCCACATTGAAACGTTGCCTGTGATTCCAGAGTTTTCATCATCGAAGAGGTAGTAAACATCGTAACCTGGAAGGTAGTACATGGCCTTCCTCCAATTGAAACCCTCATCTTCACGGTTTATGTCCCGTATAACAATTATGGTGCTTGAAGGATCTGAATTGGAGATATTCAGTATGTTCTGGATATGCAATGCCGTATTTTCGTCGTTTGCACTGATCTTTGCGTTGTTGTAGATGAGACCAACATCAAAGTCAAACCATAATTCCTGGCT is a genomic window of Methanobacterium congolense containing:
- a CDS encoding TOBE domain-containing protein, producing MKMSARNSLKGMVVSVEKGEITASVKIKIESPEVITAIISKEAVEDLDIKEGDELNAVIKSTEVMVIKE
- the fwdF gene encoding tungsten-dependent formylmethanofuran dehydrogenase subunit FwdF — protein: MVSVEREGKENRSLTHRNEKCVGCGICTDICPTESLKLGPVLPIARGLLKMDYININKDTCVLCGLCASACPFDALEFSIEGENAKKLDAYPKWSHEASIDDETCVYCGSCEKACPRNAIYLERTLPNVEELVRGETEIDKDKCIYCGMCEEICPAEAISIDRNDINSSSKAIANDITVDKSKCIYCGICKRICPEEAIKVVCTTCMDQMEIGKPEITGDIILNEDQCINCGWCEEICPVDAAEVTKPFEGEIEMVSTDEVTCKGDSCHACMDVCPCNAISLVDNKSVVNQNMCTLCGACARACPQHIISIKRSDMKLDNIRSKSWKKALGSLIE
- a CDS encoding substrate-binding domain-containing protein: MDKKIIAIIALIIVVVAGIGIYSYSISNSPDTSKLRISTTTSLEDTGLLKELEAAYEKKYPGVDVQVVSGGTGIALQYGERGDVDLMLVHDKARETKFINDGFGTNRTQFAYNYFWIVGPADDPAGIKGLNATEAFKKIAQEGQTNSQVKFVSRGDASGTNARELKIWKSAGIDINNTTNGSSWYIESGKGMGDTLVIANEKNAYTISDSGTFLAYSKNGKITLVPLVTTGKDLLNIYTAIPINPDKHPKTNIEAANNFVNFLVSPEGQTIIGNYGKDKYGQALFTPVPTNTLPALIAPLIISTPA
- a CDS encoding HesA/MoeB/ThiF family protein — its product is MLDKYPEENYWEIIDRQKGILNKKEQLKLKKSKITVIGCGGLGGSVIEMLARMGAGKLRIIDKDVFDLSNINRQLMSSMESIGKPKAEVTQKTINSINPFVEVEAFNQELNQENVQSIVEGSDIVVDALDNLMARILTTRKAVELGIPFVHGAIHGTMGQVTTFTPEGQSYEDTFKLPSAGRELTEDVVASVGKINKDVPPVIGPVPNIVGCLQAFEAVKNITGKGNIITAPNVLIFDLMKKEPFTMVEF
- the glnA gene encoding type I glutamate--ammonia ligase; its protein translation is MQDKIGQVIENIERCGTKFVRLQFVDIHGTPKNMAVPLAKPEDIEDILKDGLLFDGSSVEGFVDINESDLVIKPDPDTFSTLPWRPEEKGVCRFICDIHWPDMTPFEGDPRYILKKALAKAEKMGYEYNVGPEPEFFIIGEDAEGNIVPGDEGVYFDVEPVDQGTDIRRELVLGLEELHFDVEVSHHEVGFGQHEIDFKFDKALKTADAVITFKQAIKAIADNMGCMATFMPKPFFGVNGSGMHVNQSLFKNGENIFYDPDGENGLSQEAMYFTGGLLNHSKALAAIVAPTVNSYKRLVPGYEAPCYIAYGLRNRSTLVRIPASRGKGTRLEFRCPDPSCNPYLAFAAILEAGMDGLKNKMDPGDATEINAFGLDEAGREKLGIDTLPSSLWEAYHALQEDEVVKASLGEHTYNQFMALKRAEWDDYRVQVFQYEHERYLEI
- a CDS encoding DUF128 domain-containing protein produces the protein MPQETDRKMMEILRILADREEVLGAKTIAEELKKKGYNLGERAVRYHMRILDEKGFTERIGYAGRQITETGLKELEKGLIYDQVDFVFSKFEDMIYQTTLDPLKGKGSVVVNTSSFTYTDDVMNILKEVFGKGIAVSPYINTSFIEAENKMKVETVCGTTIDGMLLRSGIPVIPQYGGVVEVEGNVPTRFTELISYKKTSMTPLEAFTDEDMTSVLQVIREGNGLIPANFRTIPSSARTKALKLFEDLEKIGVSGLLKMGKSGESVLGVPVEEDMVGIAVIGGISPLCAAKEAGFEVNIKLAENTVKLEDMSSIIKPKPLLQTTGPEPHEKVKFLLSKAWNLIYKVDLDLETLKGNVITNISYVKNDDLEDALAAFDSVMGSRPDYSTSRFFKIIKGQEPGKTGIATVCSLTIDGILTKNGISTSPQYGGILETEGKSPRFIELTAYSGSSLDPHEIYISKNMTSVGESLKGRGRILASLREIPYISRPQAVEILEDIKEAGFSILEIGKPSELIYNAKVERYHAGIVAPGGLNPIAIIRERGIHVEPKAVETLMKLQDMEEF
- a CDS encoding DUF2097 domain-containing protein; amino-acid sequence: MKKEEKCASCEEICQYIEDEVKPGDTVRLSLGRCYIPGKVVTNNDGVLQINVDSSVIKGLTCIDVKGLKEFIVELEHECKDGVCTIEATDD
- a CDS encoding ABC transporter permease, which produces MASEIIGAMEQAIYLIVTLNPELIEITIRSLYISLSATLIASLICIPIGGAIYYYEFYGKRTLINIIQTLYSVPTVIIGLFLFLLISQEGPLGNLHLLFTPEGMIIGQTLLILPLIIGFTITALVGVSNQIKELAISLGANASQTIITIIKEARYAIMGAVILGFGRAISEVGVAILIGGNIRGFTRVFTTTISLETSKGNIELSIALGFILLSIALIINLMLNYLQGRE
- a CDS encoding 4Fe-4S binding protein, which encodes MSVIIDEAKCGKIENCPGEGLCIKLCEKGALEEGDGQVIIIDEKCDDCEICIQNCPNQAISKK